In Dioscorea cayenensis subsp. rotundata cultivar TDr96_F1 unplaced genomic scaffold, TDr96_F1_v2_PseudoChromosome.rev07_lg8_w22 25.fasta BLBR01000219.1, whole genome shotgun sequence, the following are encoded in one genomic region:
- the LOC120253828 gene encoding glycine-rich cell wall structural protein-like, whose amino-acid sequence MAKNTKLLVLGFMLLVAISLSSAARTLNEEYGGGYGGGGEGHGGGGYGKGGGGGGGYGKGGGVGGGGGYGKGGGGKGGHGGGGYGKGGGGGGGGGHGHGGGGGGGYGHGGGGGGGYGHGGGGHGGYGQGGGGGHGGGGGGGHGGGHGHP is encoded by the coding sequence ATGGCTAAGAACACAAAGCTTTTGGTTCTTGGCTTCATGCTTCTCGTAGCCATAAGTCTGTCCTCGGCGGCGAGGACCTTGAATGAGGAATATGGCGGAGGATATGGAGGTGGTGGAGAAGGACATGGTGGTGGAGGATATGGGAAGGGAGGTGGGGGTGGAGGTGGATATGGGAAGGGAGGTGGCGTaggtggtggtggaggatatGGGAAGGGAGGCGGAGGTAAAGGTGGACATGGTGGTGGAGGATATGGAAagggaggtggaggtggaggtggaggtggacaTGGAcatggtggaggtggtggtggaggatatGGACATGGTGGCGGAGGAGGTGGAGGATATGGACATGGTGGCGGAGGACATGGAGGATATGGACAGGGTGGTGGAGGAGGACatggaggtggaggtggggGTGGACATGGGGGTGGACATGGACATCCTTAG